ATCGTCGATCAGTGGTGTCCGACCCGGTCGTTGGCAGCGGCCTTCTTCTACAACTGGAAGCTCATGAGGTACACACACCCACACCGGTGCGGGCGAGGACATCGCTGCACCCGAGAGGTCTAGACACCGGTCATAAGAGTCTTCCTACCAATTGCCCACATTGGGCAGTGACGCCCAGGGTTCCTGCGGGGCCAGTGCCCCTCCCTCCTGCAGGAGTTCAATCGAGACATCGTCTGGTGAGCGCACAAATGCCATATAGCCATCGCGCGGCGGTCGATTGATCGTCACGCCACCATCCGCCAATCTCTGGCACGTGGCGTAGATGTCCTTCACCGCGTACGCCAGGTGCCCGAAGCTGCGACCGGTTTCCAGCTTCTCGGGATCCCAGTTATAGGTCAATTCCAGTTGTACATCGGGATTGTCCTCAGCCGCCAGGAACACGAGAGTGAAACGCCCTGCCTCGATTTCGATTCGTCGCTGTTCGATCAAGCCTAGCTTGTTGCAATAGAAATCCAGCGACACATCCAGATCGCTCACGCGAACCATCGTATGCAGAAATTTCATGTTTCGATTCCCTCTCTCAGGATTTCAATTCGAACGAGGCACGAGCCCGGATGTCCCGGGACGAGCGACCCACGCGAACCTCGAACGCTCCCGGCTCTGCCACCCAGCCTGCGGTCGTCACGTCGAAGAACGAGAACGCTCGAGGACCGAGTTGGAGACTCAGGGTGCGGCTCTCGCCAGCGCGCAATAAGAGCTTCTCGAATGCTCGAAGCTCCTGTTCGGGTCGTGCAATACTCGCCTCGGGGTCGCTGACGTAGACCTGAACGACCTCCTGCGCAACGCGGGAACCGGTATTGCGCACGTCGACACGCACTTCGATGCCATCACCCGGACCGATTTCTCTCGCACTGAGAGACATTCGATCGT
This genomic stretch from bacterium harbors:
- a CDS encoding lactoylglutathione lyase, producing the protein MKFLHTMVRVSDLDVSLDFYCNKLGLIEQRRIEIEAGRFTLVFLAAEDNPDVQLELTYNWDPEKLETGRSFGHLAYAVKDIYATCQRLADGGVTINRPPRDGYMAFVRSPDDVSIELLQEGGALAPQEPWASLPNVGNW